The bacterium genome includes a window with the following:
- a CDS encoding NAD(+)/NADH kinase: protein MKQSAIRNPQSAIPATHKVGAPSAIKKIGLVVNPYRPGAAVVASKLIDWLDKKDIKALIEPGASLDLAKKAISVSANLGAEADLLIALGGDGTLLHTAQLAWPEGVPILAVNLGSLGFLTEVTQEELFPAIESILAHRFELEPRMMLEAKVEREGTEAAAFKALNDVVITCGALARSINITLFIADELVANFEADGMILATPTGSTAYSLSAGGPILNPGLEVLMATPICPHTLALRPVIIGPDEEISLVVSSGPRGEMMLTQDGQSGYPLKSGDRITAGKAKECIYLVKPEARSFYQVLKTKLRWGGHLSAT from the coding sequence ATGAAACAATCCGCAATCCGCAATCCGCAATCCGCAATCCCGGCTACCCACAAAGTGGGTGCGCCATCCGCCATAAAGAAGATAGGTTTGGTAGTCAATCCTTACCGGCCAGGGGCGGCAGTAGTGGCCTCTAAATTGATTGACTGGCTGGATAAGAAGGACATTAAGGCCCTTATCGAACCAGGGGCGTCTTTAGACCTGGCCAAGAAAGCCATTTCTGTTTCAGCTAATTTGGGAGCTGAGGCCGACCTACTTATCGCCCTGGGCGGAGATGGCACCCTTCTTCACACGGCCCAACTGGCCTGGCCTGAAGGCGTGCCTATTCTGGCGGTGAATTTAGGCAGCCTGGGTTTTCTAACCGAAGTAACCCAGGAGGAACTTTTTCCTGCCATCGAGTCCATCTTAGCCCACCGCTTTGAACTGGAGCCCAGGATGATGCTGGAGGCGAAGGTGGAGAGAGAAGGAACTGAAGCCGCCGCCTTTAAGGCCTTAAACGATGTGGTCATCACCTGCGGGGCATTAGCCAGGTCTATCAACATTACCCTCTTTATTGCTGATGAATTAGTAGCCAACTTTGAAGCCGACGGGATGATCCTGGCCACCCCCACCGGCTCTACGGCTTACTCCCTCTCGGCTGGTGGGCCAATCTTGAATCCCGGATTAGAGGTCTTGATGGCCACGCCTATTTGCCCTCATACCCTGGCCCTGCGACCTGTCATCATTGGCCCTGATGAGGAGATATCCCTGGTTGTCTCCTCCGGACCGCGAGGAGAGATGATGCTCACCCAGGATGGCCAGTCAGGCTATCCATTAAAGTCAGGCGACAGAATCACCGCCGGAAAGGCCAAAGAGTGTATTTATTTAGTCAAGCCCGAGGCCAGGAGTTTTTACCAGGTCTTGAAAACAAAGCTCCGCTGGGGTGGACACCTCTCAGCTACCTGA
- a CDS encoding ABC transporter ATP-binding protein, which translates to MLKLDLVSAFYGHRQVLREISLQIAEGEIVTLIGSNGAGKSTTLNTICGVVEKRTGLIEFQGKDITRLPTTEIVKLGICQVPEGRRLFSDMTVIENLEIGVYLNQDKGRIKADMDRVFNLFPILKERRKQIAGTLSGGEQQILAIGRGLMARPKLLLLDEPSLGLAPKLVQQIFTILEEINKEGVTIFLVEQNAHMALKLANRGYVLETGRITLSGQAKWFLNNEQVKRAYLGEA; encoded by the coding sequence ATGCTCAAACTCGATTTGGTATCGGCTTTTTACGGTCATCGTCAGGTCTTGAGAGAGATATCTCTTCAAATAGCTGAAGGGGAGATCGTTACCCTGATTGGATCTAACGGGGCCGGAAAGTCGACCACCCTTAATACTATTTGCGGGGTAGTAGAAAAAAGAACCGGGCTGATCGAATTTCAGGGTAAAGATATCACCCGGCTGCCTACGACTGAGATTGTGAAACTTGGCATCTGCCAGGTTCCCGAAGGTCGCCGGCTTTTCTCCGATATGACCGTCATAGAAAACCTGGAGATAGGCGTTTACCTCAATCAGGATAAAGGGCGGATTAAAGCTGATATGGACAGGGTCTTTAATCTCTTTCCTATCCTTAAGGAGCGAAGGAAACAGATAGCCGGAACCCTAAGCGGCGGAGAACAGCAGATACTGGCTATTGGCCGGGGATTGATGGCCAGGCCTAAACTCCTCCTGCTGGATGAGCCTTCTCTGGGGCTGGCCCCCAAACTGGTTCAGCAGATTTTCACTATTCTTGAAGAAATAAATAAAGAGGGCGTGACTATTTTCCTGGTAGAGCAGAACGCCCATATGGCCTTAAAATTAGCCAACCGGGGATATGTCCTGGAGACAGGCCGAATTACCCTTTCCGGCCAGGCAAAATGGTTCCTTAATAATGAGCAGGTCAAAAGGGCCTACCTGGGGGAGGCGTAA
- a CDS encoding HepT-like ribonuclease domain-containing protein gives MEKDKLERLEKYFKENENVALSFIFGSSVKGFAGEDSDVDIGVYLRDIKEEDKIWSEICKIMEKEIDLVLLNNVPPTLISNVFKTGIPLVIKDRYLYLDTYLTATLEAEDFYEFVRDYWRIYSRSSSLIPEDKVRLMERIQFLESEFQEIKGFESLTFREYQEDKVKRRNIERWTENIVNATIDIAKIILASEKKEIPKTYEQSLSNFGFFMGFKEEEAKKLSSFARLRNILAHEYLDIIYDRIKDFIREARILFPKILDFLSRYL, from the coding sequence GAGAAGTATTTTAAAGAAAATGAAAATGTAGCTTTATCTTTTATTTTTGGCTCCTCAGTTAAAGGATTTGCGGGGGAAGATTCGGATGTAGATATCGGGGTGTATCTAAGAGATATAAAAGAGGAGGATAAAATTTGGAGTGAAATATGTAAAATTATGGAAAAAGAAATTGATTTAGTATTGCTTAATAATGTTCCTCCAACTTTGATTTCTAATGTCTTTAAAACAGGTATCCCGCTTGTTATTAAAGATAGATACTTGTACTTGGATACATATTTAACAGCAACGCTTGAAGCCGAAGATTTTTATGAATTTGTAAGAGATTACTGGAGGATTTATTCAAGAAGTAGCTCCTTAATTCCTGAGGATAAAGTGCGTTTGATGGAGAGAATACAGTTTTTAGAAAGTGAGTTTCAAGAAATTAAAGGATTCGAGAGTCTAACCTTTCGAGAATATCAAGAAGATAAGGTAAAAAGGAGGAATATTGAAAGGTGGACTGAGAATATAGTTAATGCTACCATTGATATTGCCAAGATTATTCTGGCTTCAGAAAAAAAAGAAATACCCAAAACTTATGAACAATCTTTATCAAATTTTGGATTTTTTATGGGATTTAAAGAAGAAGAGGCGAAAAAACTTTCAAGTTTTGCGAGATTAAGAAATATTTTAGCTCATGAATATTTAGATATTATTTATGATAGAATTAAAGACTTTATTAGGGAAGCCCGGATTCTTTTCCCAAAAATCCTTGATTTTCTTTCGAGATATCTCTAA